One genomic region from Haloterrigena gelatinilytica encodes:
- a CDS encoding long-chain-fatty-acid--CoA ligase translates to MTNLVTNVAAAVEDHGENTAIGFQGSETSYEEFWGQTGAFATALEERGLGADDRVALYLPNVPPFLIAFHGTLRAGGVVVPMNPQYKSREIGHLLGDSEAEVVVALADLVPFVREVRDETSVEHIVSVGGDAEGATAFEEFLEPGDPGIAERDDDDDAVQPYTSGTTGQPKGVQLTHENLASNANAASQLIPDGIRPDDKSLGVLPLFHIYGMTVVMNASLFNGGAYYPMASWDAQEAVSLIEDEELTIMHGVPAMYNDIINQPDAEEFDMSSLRLCGVGGSGIPVEVLRQFEELYEPKIYEGYGLTETSPITHFNSPIEGRRVGSIGKTVPGVDSKVVDDDFEDVDPVAEGPVDEEEADLHEITGEIVVAGPNVMKGYYGLPEANEEAFTEEGGRRWFHTGDVGYRDEDGFFYVVDREKHMIVTGGYNVYPREVEELLFEHEDVADAAVAGIPDERRGETVKAFIVRTPDGDVSEDEIKEYCLSNLAEYKHPREVEFVEELPRTTTGKVQKFKLREQDEEEEAEAE, encoded by the coding sequence ATGACAAATCTTGTCACTAACGTCGCGGCCGCCGTCGAGGACCACGGCGAGAACACCGCGATCGGGTTTCAGGGCTCGGAAACGAGCTACGAGGAATTCTGGGGTCAGACCGGGGCGTTCGCCACCGCGCTCGAGGAACGGGGGCTGGGTGCCGACGATCGGGTCGCGCTCTATCTGCCGAACGTGCCGCCGTTTCTCATCGCGTTCCACGGGACGTTGCGGGCCGGCGGCGTCGTCGTCCCGATGAATCCGCAGTACAAGTCCCGCGAGATCGGCCACTTGCTCGGGGACAGCGAGGCCGAGGTCGTCGTCGCGCTGGCCGATCTGGTCCCCTTCGTCCGTGAGGTACGGGACGAGACGAGCGTCGAACACATCGTCAGCGTGGGGGGTGACGCAGAGGGTGCTACCGCGTTCGAGGAGTTCCTCGAGCCGGGGGATCCCGGCATCGCCGAGCGCGACGACGACGACGACGCCGTCCAGCCGTACACGTCCGGGACGACGGGCCAGCCGAAGGGCGTCCAGCTCACCCACGAGAACCTCGCGTCGAACGCGAACGCGGCGTCGCAGCTCATTCCCGACGGGATCCGGCCGGACGACAAATCGCTCGGCGTGTTGCCGCTGTTCCACATCTACGGGATGACCGTCGTGATGAACGCGTCGCTGTTCAACGGCGGCGCGTACTACCCGATGGCCTCCTGGGACGCACAGGAGGCCGTCTCGCTGATCGAGGACGAGGAGCTGACGATCATGCACGGCGTGCCGGCGATGTACAACGACATCATCAACCAGCCCGACGCCGAGGAGTTCGACATGTCGTCGCTGCGACTCTGCGGCGTCGGCGGCTCCGGGATCCCGGTCGAGGTCCTACGCCAGTTCGAGGAGCTCTACGAGCCGAAAATCTACGAGGGGTACGGCCTGACCGAGACCAGCCCGATCACCCACTTCAACAGCCCGATCGAGGGCCGGCGGGTCGGCAGCATCGGGAAGACCGTCCCCGGCGTCGACTCGAAGGTCGTCGACGACGACTTCGAGGACGTCGATCCGGTCGCGGAGGGGCCGGTCGACGAGGAGGAAGCCGACCTCCACGAGATCACCGGCGAGATCGTCGTCGCCGGCCCGAACGTGATGAAGGGCTACTACGGCCTGCCCGAGGCCAACGAGGAGGCCTTCACCGAGGAGGGCGGCCGACGCTGGTTCCACACCGGCGACGTCGGCTACCGCGACGAGGACGGCTTCTTCTACGTCGTCGACCGCGAGAAGCACATGATCGTCACCGGCGGCTACAACGTCTACCCGCGCGAAGTCGAGGAACTCCTCTTCGAGCACGAGGACGTCGCCGACGCCGCCGTCGCGGGCATTCCCGACGAACGTCGCGGCGAGACCGTCAAGGCGTTCATCGTCCGCACGCCCGACGGCGACGTGTCCGAGGACGAGATCAAGGAGTACTGCCTGTCCAACCTCGCGGAGTACAAACACCCCCGCGAGGTCGAGTTCGTCGAGGAACTGCCCCGGACGACCACGGGTAAGGTCCAGAAGTTCAAGCTCCGCGAGCAGGACGAAGAGGAGGAAGCGGAGGCCGAATAA
- a CDS encoding DUF6159 family protein yields MRERYRNGLAVIDASLDVFRARPRLAVLPLLSLATVGTAYAAVGLAFLHYGLLEAVLENEFVKYGALFAALAISSGVGVFFNAAVVHCATRQFDGEETSARDGLAAAWDARREIAKWGLVSATIGTALYIAEDNVPGVGSLVQSILNLGWSLLTFFVVPVIVTDRTGSLRSEIRKSGDAFARTWGESITAAFGIGLALLPVTLTGICMLVVAYVSATGLTAYALGALGGVLVVATLVVTQVLGMIVRAALYRYATDGERVGPLAELDPDGIFVDN; encoded by the coding sequence ATGCGCGAACGATATCGCAACGGACTGGCCGTGATCGACGCCAGTCTGGACGTCTTCCGCGCCCGCCCTCGGCTCGCGGTCCTCCCGCTGTTGAGCCTCGCGACGGTCGGAACCGCGTACGCGGCGGTCGGCCTCGCGTTCCTCCACTACGGACTGCTCGAGGCGGTCCTCGAGAACGAGTTCGTGAAGTACGGCGCGCTGTTCGCCGCTCTCGCGATCTCCTCCGGCGTCGGCGTCTTCTTCAACGCCGCGGTGGTCCACTGCGCGACGCGACAGTTCGACGGGGAGGAGACGTCGGCCCGCGACGGCCTCGCGGCCGCGTGGGACGCCCGCCGAGAGATCGCGAAGTGGGGACTCGTCTCCGCGACGATCGGGACCGCCCTCTACATCGCCGAGGACAACGTGCCCGGCGTCGGATCGCTCGTCCAGTCGATCCTCAATCTGGGCTGGAGTCTGTTGACGTTCTTCGTCGTCCCGGTGATCGTCACGGACCGAACGGGATCGCTCCGGTCGGAGATCCGGAAGAGCGGCGACGCGTTCGCCCGGACGTGGGGCGAGTCGATCACCGCGGCGTTCGGGATCGGACTGGCGCTGCTCCCGGTCACGCTGACCGGAATCTGCATGCTCGTCGTCGCCTACGTCTCGGCGACGGGCCTCACTGCGTACGCACTCGGTGCGCTCGGCGGCGTCCTCGTCGTCGCGACCCTCGTCGTCACGCAGGTACTGGGCATGATCGTCCGGGCGGCGCTCTACCGGTACGCGACCGATGGCGAGCGCGTCGGACCGCTCGCGGAACTCGATCCGGACGGAATCTTCGTCGATAACTGA
- a CDS encoding 2-oxo acid dehydrogenase subunit E2: protein MPPTDTASDGSDELETETNGDGERDRNGGANRDDGTDGDDESRGDDETPNADETDRTVREERSLSPMRRTIANRLQESYRNAVHVTASRAVDAEALFRAAETANDRLEADVSLVDVVLAALSATLAEHPAFNATFEDETHRVYEEHNVGVAVDIEAGLVTPVLRDVGSKSLAEIATERRRLTETVQSGEYTMDDLRGGTFTVTNLGVLGVDSFTPVINPPEVAILGIGRVRERPRRSGDGLEFRREVTYDLSFDHRVVDGADAARFLETLAEYTERAERFGPDG from the coding sequence ATGCCACCCACCGATACAGCATCCGACGGGAGCGACGAACTGGAGACAGAGACGAACGGCGACGGCGAACGGGACCGAAACGGCGGCGCGAACCGCGACGACGGAACGGACGGCGACGACGAGTCGAGAGGCGACGACGAGACCCCGAACGCCGACGAAACGGACCGAACCGTCCGCGAAGAGCGGTCGCTCTCCCCGATGCGGCGCACGATCGCGAACCGGCTCCAGGAGAGCTATCGGAACGCCGTCCACGTGACCGCCAGCCGGGCGGTCGACGCCGAGGCGCTGTTCCGTGCGGCCGAGACCGCGAACGACCGCCTCGAAGCGGACGTCTCGCTCGTCGACGTCGTGCTGGCCGCGCTCTCGGCGACGCTCGCGGAGCATCCGGCGTTCAACGCGACGTTCGAGGACGAGACCCACCGCGTCTACGAGGAGCACAACGTCGGCGTCGCGGTCGATATCGAGGCAGGACTGGTGACGCCGGTCCTGCGCGATGTCGGCTCGAAGTCCCTCGCAGAGATCGCGACCGAACGACGACGGCTGACGGAGACCGTCCAATCCGGCGAGTACACGATGGACGACCTCCGCGGCGGGACGTTCACCGTCACGAACCTCGGCGTCCTCGGCGTCGACTCGTTCACGCCGGTCATCAACCCGCCGGAGGTCGCGATCCTCGGAATCGGCCGGGTGCGAGAGCGCCCGCGACGGAGCGGCGACGGACTCGAGTTCCGCCGCGAGGTGACCTACGACCTCAGCTTCGACCACCGGGTCGTCGACGGCGCGGACGCGGCCCGGTTCCTCGAGACGCTCGCGGAGTACACCGAGCGCGCCGAGCGGTTCGGTCCCGACGGCTGA
- a CDS encoding lipoyl domain-containing protein: MSTDDDRVAVDTGDVWPEDTDEDEGVVVNWFLSEGAGVEEGDDLCEFQVEKVSVDVPAPTDGAIDEIVLEEDDEFERGAVLAWIAPA, from the coding sequence ATGAGTACGGACGACGACCGCGTCGCCGTCGACACCGGCGACGTCTGGCCCGAGGACACCGACGAGGACGAGGGCGTCGTCGTCAACTGGTTCCTGAGCGAGGGCGCCGGCGTCGAGGAGGGCGACGACCTCTGCGAGTTCCAGGTCGAGAAGGTCAGCGTCGACGTTCCGGCGCCGACGGACGGCGCGATCGACGAGATCGTCCTCGAGGAAGACGACGAGTTCGAGCGCGGGGCCGTCCTCGCCTGGATCGCTCCGGCGTAG
- a CDS encoding alpha-ketoacid dehydrogenase subunit beta, translated as MAQQEKDPAKERQTDRSLTMSRAMVEAIAHEMRADDDVFYMGEDVADYGGIFDSTEGLLEEFGHDRIMDVPISETAYIGAAVGAAQAGMRPIAELMFVDFFGVGMDQIYNQMAKNTYMSGGSVSVPMVLTAAVGGTYNDAAQHSQTLYGTFAHLPGMKVVVPSTAYDAKGLMHNAIRDDDPVVYMFHKRLMGIGWLPAPDGPKTPVPEDEYTIPFGSADVKREGSDVTVVTLGLHVHRALEAADELADDGIDVEVVDLRTLVPLDTDTVRDSVAKTGRLVVVDEDYRSFGVTGEIVAQVAEAEDGLADLEAVERVAVPDVPLPYARPMENEVVPDAEDITDAVRAARGDE; from the coding sequence ATGGCACAACAGGAGAAAGATCCCGCGAAGGAACGGCAGACCGACCGCTCGCTGACGATGAGTCGGGCGATGGTCGAGGCGATCGCCCACGAGATGCGCGCGGACGACGACGTCTTCTACATGGGCGAGGACGTCGCCGACTACGGCGGCATCTTCGACAGCACCGAGGGGCTGTTAGAGGAGTTCGGTCACGACCGGATCATGGATGTTCCCATCAGCGAGACGGCGTACATCGGCGCCGCAGTGGGCGCGGCCCAGGCGGGAATGCGACCGATTGCCGAACTCATGTTCGTCGATTTCTTCGGCGTCGGGATGGACCAGATCTACAACCAGATGGCCAAGAACACCTACATGAGCGGCGGCTCCGTCAGCGTGCCGATGGTTCTGACGGCCGCCGTCGGCGGCACGTACAACGACGCCGCCCAGCACTCCCAGACCCTCTACGGGACGTTCGCCCACCTGCCCGGGATGAAGGTCGTCGTGCCGTCGACCGCCTACGACGCGAAGGGGTTGATGCACAACGCCATCCGCGACGACGATCCGGTCGTCTACATGTTCCACAAGCGGCTCATGGGAATCGGCTGGTTACCGGCCCCCGACGGACCGAAGACGCCCGTCCCCGAGGACGAGTACACGATCCCCTTCGGCAGCGCCGACGTCAAGCGCGAAGGCAGCGACGTGACCGTCGTCACGCTCGGCCTGCACGTCCACCGCGCGCTCGAGGCCGCCGACGAACTCGCCGACGACGGGATCGACGTCGAGGTCGTCGACCTCCGGACGCTCGTTCCCCTCGACACCGACACTGTCCGCGACTCCGTGGCGAAGACCGGGCGACTCGTCGTCGTCGACGAGGACTACCGGTCGTTCGGCGTCACCGGCGAAATCGTCGCCCAGGTGGCCGAGGCCGAGGACGGACTCGCCGACCTCGAGGCCGTCGAGCGGGTGGCCGTTCCGGACGTCCCGCTTCCCTACGCGCGGCCGATGGAGAACGAGGTCGTCCCGGACGCCGAGGACATCACGGACGCCGTCCGCGCGGCCCGCGGTGACGAATGA
- a CDS encoding thiamine pyrophosphate-dependent dehydrogenase E1 component subunit alpha, translated as MYEAMVTARRYEERLQEEYLEGKQPAFDISAGPIPGELHLAAGHEASGAGVCQHLRDDDTVTAPHRPHHIAVAKGVDLKRMTAEIFGRETGLSKGKGGHMHLFDPDVNFACSGIIAEGCPPAVGAGLAAKKRNTDSVAVAFLGEGAIDQGAFLESLNLAAVQDLPVVFVVEDNDWAISMPKDRVTDVENGARRADGFDMPGTRVDADDAVAVYEAAREAIGRARDRNGPSLLEVQVHRRMGHFMGDPQAYRSDEDKAAAQQRDSIDRLESDLRAHGVDDETIDELRSSAKERVEEAIEWAKEQPEPEPADAHEDVFTNPPSGVTDGEPNVAKTETGGDD; from the coding sequence ATGTACGAGGCCATGGTGACGGCGCGCCGGTACGAGGAGCGCCTCCAGGAGGAGTACCTCGAGGGGAAGCAACCGGCGTTCGACATCTCCGCCGGGCCGATTCCCGGCGAGTTACACCTCGCCGCGGGCCACGAGGCGTCGGGCGCGGGCGTCTGCCAACATCTGCGCGACGACGACACGGTGACGGCGCCGCACCGGCCCCACCACATCGCCGTCGCGAAGGGCGTCGATCTGAAGCGGATGACCGCCGAGATTTTCGGCCGCGAGACGGGGCTGAGCAAGGGGAAGGGCGGTCACATGCACCTCTTCGATCCCGACGTCAACTTCGCGTGCAGCGGGATCATCGCCGAGGGCTGCCCGCCCGCGGTCGGCGCCGGACTGGCCGCGAAGAAACGAAATACCGACAGCGTCGCGGTCGCGTTCCTCGGCGAGGGCGCGATCGATCAGGGCGCGTTCCTCGAGTCGCTCAACCTGGCGGCCGTCCAGGACCTCCCCGTGGTCTTCGTCGTCGAGGACAACGACTGGGCGATCAGCATGCCAAAAGATCGCGTCACCGACGTCGAGAACGGCGCGCGGCGCGCCGACGGCTTCGACATGCCGGGAACCCGCGTGGACGCCGACGACGCCGTCGCGGTCTACGAGGCCGCGCGGGAGGCGATCGGTCGCGCTCGAGACCGGAACGGGCCGTCGCTGCTCGAGGTGCAGGTCCACCGGCGGATGGGCCACTTCATGGGGGATCCGCAGGCCTACCGCTCCGACGAGGATAAGGCCGCGGCCCAGCAGCGCGATTCGATCGACCGCCTCGAGTCGGACCTGCGGGCTCACGGCGTCGACGACGAGACGATCGACGAGTTGCGCTCGAGCGCCAAGGAACGCGTCGAGGAGGCGATCGAGTGGGCGAAAGAGCAACCGGAGCCAGAGCCGGCGGACGCCCACGAGGACGTGTTCACGAATCCGCCGTCGGGCGTGACGGACGGCGAACCGAACGTCGCGAAAACGGAGACCGGAGGTGACGACTGA
- a CDS encoding universal stress protein, translating to MYQDVLIPTDGSDGTRQSIDHGMAIAQQFGATIHALSVVPEGPLGTLQNDTAIAAADRAVERVEREATRKGVEAVTAVEQGVPHEEILEYADEHDVDMIVMGTQGRTGLDRVLVGSVTERVVRMADVPVVTVRLTENVRIDDADEAVRIAREALAEEDGSLDPAEITVLEEPHRTSASWIVPLETATDTVHVHVDAVSGEARTAKRPE from the coding sequence ATGTATCAGGACGTGCTCATTCCGACGGACGGGAGCGACGGGACCCGCCAGTCGATCGACCACGGAATGGCCATCGCACAGCAGTTCGGGGCGACCATCCACGCGCTGTCGGTCGTTCCGGAGGGGCCCCTCGGGACGCTACAGAACGATACGGCGATCGCCGCCGCCGACCGCGCCGTCGAGCGCGTCGAGCGGGAGGCCACCCGCAAGGGCGTCGAAGCCGTGACGGCGGTCGAGCAGGGCGTCCCCCACGAGGAGATCCTCGAGTACGCCGACGAACACGACGTCGACATGATCGTCATGGGGACCCAGGGTCGGACCGGCCTCGACCGCGTGCTAGTCGGGAGCGTCACCGAGCGCGTCGTCCGGATGGCCGACGTGCCGGTCGTGACCGTTCGCCTCACCGAGAACGTCCGGATCGACGACGCCGACGAGGCGGTCCGGATCGCCCGCGAGGCGCTCGCCGAGGAGGACGGCTCGCTCGACCCGGCGGAGATCACCGTCCTCGAGGAGCCCCACCGAACCAGCGCCTCCTGGATCGTCCCCCTCGAGACGGCGACCGATACCGTCCACGTCCACGTCGACGCCGTATCGGGCGAGGCGCGGACCGCGAAACGACCCGAGTGA
- a CDS encoding HTTM domain-containing protein, whose amino-acid sequence MSSSQQDPKPTDRSRAILERLHAVARPRLGIDPRALGAFRIVLGALLLADLAFLRVPGLVPFYTDGGVFPRSALADVYPTFAAASLHAVSGAAWAQGMLFAIAGVAAACLLVGYRTKLSLGLSLVLLASLFARNPHVVNGGDTILLTFLFLGLFLPLDARWSLGDRRRSDDERPVYSLETAILCVHFVAIYAASAVHKFQSEAWLSGTAVPRIFHLEEYVVLLGPSLAEFGTVLTAINWLWVAALSLSPFLILYTGRPRTALAAAFVCAHLGMAATMRLGAFPFVMIAGLLLFLPAPVWDRLEEITAPVSSGVRQRLPASIRVGRIGETGPLLPESRPRFPRVRQGVRVGSTALLVGAFVAILCWQAASLGIAADSAPDLDGELSDVSWSFFAPNPPDTSSWYAIEATLESGETIDAVDGGEVAFDPPPDAAGTYPTTLWHRYGVDMRYAGASQYEPAAAYVCAESDRDLESVTIYHLEQPVEADGPVGDPVVNERVTRRC is encoded by the coding sequence ATGAGTTCGTCACAACAGGACCCGAAACCGACCGATCGATCCCGCGCGATCCTCGAGCGACTCCACGCCGTCGCGAGACCGCGTCTGGGCATCGATCCGCGAGCGCTCGGTGCGTTTCGGATCGTGCTGGGAGCGCTCCTACTCGCCGATCTGGCGTTCCTCCGGGTGCCGGGATTGGTACCGTTTTACACCGACGGCGGCGTCTTCCCGCGGTCGGCGCTCGCCGACGTCTATCCGACGTTCGCGGCCGCGTCGCTCCACGCGGTCTCCGGCGCGGCGTGGGCACAAGGGATGCTGTTCGCGATCGCCGGCGTCGCCGCCGCGTGTCTCCTCGTCGGCTACCGGACGAAGCTCTCGCTGGGGCTGTCCCTGGTCCTGCTGGCCTCGCTGTTCGCCCGGAACCCGCACGTGGTCAACGGCGGCGACACCATCCTGCTCACGTTCCTGTTTCTGGGCCTGTTCCTGCCGCTCGACGCGCGCTGGTCGCTCGGCGACCGCCGGCGGAGCGACGACGAGCGCCCCGTCTACTCGCTCGAGACGGCGATTCTCTGCGTCCACTTCGTGGCCATCTACGCGGCGAGCGCGGTCCACAAGTTCCAGAGCGAGGCGTGGCTGTCCGGGACGGCGGTGCCCCGGATCTTCCACCTCGAGGAGTACGTCGTGCTGCTCGGGCCGTCCCTCGCCGAGTTCGGGACGGTGCTCACCGCGATCAACTGGCTCTGGGTCGCCGCGCTCTCCCTCTCGCCGTTCCTGATTCTGTACACCGGGCGGCCGCGGACCGCACTCGCCGCCGCGTTCGTCTGCGCCCACCTCGGGATGGCCGCGACGATGCGTCTGGGCGCGTTCCCGTTCGTCATGATCGCCGGCCTGCTCCTGTTCCTCCCGGCGCCGGTCTGGGACCGGCTCGAGGAGATCACAGCACCCGTCTCCTCGGGCGTCCGTCAGCGGCTCCCGGCCTCGATTCGGGTGGGTCGAATCGGAGAAACCGGACCGCTACTGCCCGAGTCGAGGCCACGCTTTCCCCGCGTCCGGCAGGGCGTCCGAGTCGGGAGCACCGCGTTGCTCGTCGGCGCGTTCGTCGCGATACTCTGCTGGCAGGCGGCGAGTCTCGGGATCGCCGCGGATTCGGCGCCGGATCTGGACGGCGAGCTCTCGGACGTGAGCTGGTCGTTCTTCGCGCCGAACCCGCCGGACACCTCGAGCTGGTACGCGATCGAGGCGACCCTCGAGTCGGGCGAGACGATCGACGCGGTCGACGGCGGCGAGGTCGCGTTCGACCCGCCGCCGGACGCCGCCGGGACGTACCCGACGACGCTCTGGCACCGGTACGGCGTCGACATGCGGTACGCCGGCGCGTCGCAGTACGAGCCGGCGGCGGCGTACGTCTGCGCGGAGTCGGATCGAGACCTCGAGTCGGTGACGATCTATCACCTCGAGCAGCCGGTCGAGGCGGACGGGCCGGTCGGCGATCCGGTCGTGAACGAACGGGTCACCAGACGCTGTTGA
- a CDS encoding GNAT family N-acetyltransferase, which produces MDPNDNSRPTIERATADDVETVADLWVRLARDQRRHDSYVHADANRETMRDTLAAHQVNDGLLVARDGGTVVGFASFSVERGSLQLDATRGVLSNIYVVPAARGQGVGTALLEAVEDELASQGADVVVLEVMARNEAARRFYERKGYETFRVAMERDLGDDRSENDTHSKEDG; this is translated from the coding sequence ATGGACCCAAACGACAACAGCCGGCCGACGATTGAACGCGCCACCGCCGACGACGTCGAGACGGTCGCGGACCTGTGGGTCCGGCTGGCTCGAGACCAGCGCCGGCACGACTCCTACGTTCACGCCGACGCCAACCGGGAGACGATGCGGGACACGCTCGCGGCCCACCAGGTCAACGACGGGCTGCTCGTCGCCCGCGACGGCGGGACCGTCGTCGGCTTCGCCTCGTTTTCCGTCGAGCGGGGCTCGCTCCAGCTCGACGCCACCCGCGGCGTGCTCTCGAACATCTACGTCGTCCCCGCCGCCCGCGGGCAGGGCGTCGGGACGGCGCTGCTCGAGGCCGTCGAGGACGAACTCGCGTCCCAGGGCGCCGACGTCGTCGTGCTCGAGGTGATGGCCCGTAACGAGGCCGCCCGCCGGTTCTACGAGCGGAAGGGGTACGAGACCTTTCGGGTCGCGATGGAACGCGACCTCGGCGACGACCGCTCGGAAAACGATACACATTCAAAGGAGGACGGCTAA
- a CDS encoding phosphoglycerate kinase produces MIDTLDDLDVEGTTVGVRVDINSPIGDDGTLADDARLRAHVDTLSELLERGGRVAVLAHQGRPGGDDFVSLESHAERLSKLLERPVDHVDTTFSDAAREAVRNLENGDCLVLENTRFYSEEYMEFDPERAAETHLVEGLAPALDVYVNDAFAAAHRSQPSLVGFPTVLPGYAGRVMESELDVLGTIEETPEPRIYVLGGAKVPDSIDVAWSVLEKGLADHVLTAGVVGNVFLIADGVDVGDASSDFIYDQGYWDEIDRAADLLDAYGDSIALPRDVAVERDGERHELGVNALPPGDEEAAMDIGSSTLAYYERLLEDAGTVILNGPAGVFEEEAFATGTRQLYGAATDVEMSIVGGGDTASALRSLGVDGFTHVSTGGGAALRMLTAEPLPAVTALEDGPKRQQPADD; encoded by the coding sequence ATGATCGATACCCTCGACGACCTCGACGTCGAAGGGACCACCGTCGGCGTCCGCGTGGACATCAACAGCCCGATCGGCGACGACGGTACCCTCGCCGACGACGCCCGACTGCGTGCCCACGTGGACACCCTCTCGGAACTGCTCGAGCGCGGCGGCCGGGTCGCCGTCCTCGCTCACCAGGGCCGACCCGGCGGCGACGACTTCGTCTCCCTCGAGTCCCACGCCGAGCGGCTCTCGAAACTGCTCGAGCGACCCGTCGACCACGTGGACACGACGTTCAGCGACGCCGCCCGCGAAGCCGTCCGGAACCTCGAGAACGGCGACTGCCTCGTCCTCGAGAACACGCGCTTCTACAGCGAGGAGTACATGGAGTTCGACCCCGAACGCGCCGCCGAAACCCACCTCGTGGAGGGGCTGGCGCCGGCGCTGGACGTCTACGTCAACGACGCCTTCGCCGCGGCCCACCGCTCCCAGCCCTCGCTGGTCGGCTTTCCGACCGTCCTCCCCGGCTACGCCGGCCGCGTGATGGAGTCCGAACTCGACGTCCTCGGGACGATCGAGGAGACCCCCGAACCGCGGATCTACGTCCTCGGCGGGGCGAAGGTCCCGGACTCGATCGACGTCGCCTGGTCCGTCCTCGAGAAGGGGCTGGCCGACCACGTCCTCACCGCGGGCGTCGTCGGCAACGTCTTCCTCATCGCCGACGGCGTCGACGTCGGCGACGCCAGCTCCGACTTCATCTACGACCAGGGCTACTGGGACGAGATCGACCGCGCCGCCGACCTGCTCGACGCCTACGGCGACAGTATCGCGCTCCCGCGAGACGTCGCCGTCGAACGCGACGGCGAACGCCACGAACTCGGCGTCAACGCCCTCCCGCCGGGCGACGAAGAGGCCGCCATGGACATCGGTAGCTCGACGCTCGCCTACTACGAACGCCTGCTCGAGGACGCGGGCACGGTCATCCTCAACGGCCCCGCCGGCGTCTTCGAGGAGGAGGCGTTCGCGACGGGGACCCGACAGCTCTACGGCGCCGCGACCGACGTCGAGATGAGCATCGTCGGCGGCGGCGACACCGCCTCCGCGCTGCGCAGCCTCGGCGTCGACGGCTTCACACACGTCAGCACCGGTGGCGGCGCCGCCCTGCGGATGCTCACCGCGGAACCGCTGCCGGCCGTGACCGCACTCGAGGATGGACCCAAACGACAACAGCCGGCCGACGATTGA
- a CDS encoding CBS domain-containing protein, with protein sequence MESELSVREVLTNDYVGVSESDTVRGAVELMREERSSCVLVVRGSEPVGIMTEWDVLDVVADERDPSETTVGDVMSSPVITFGPDRSLTDVADAMARESIRNVVVEDDEGVVGLLTQRDVIAAAGSFQATMTPGRTANTATGLEGAQPSDERSAQSQPAGESLDSRMLANGGDEYTTQGVCEACGSLAEALWDANGQLVCADCRTV encoded by the coding sequence ATGGAATCGGAACTGTCGGTCAGGGAGGTCCTGACGAACGACTACGTCGGCGTCAGCGAGTCGGACACGGTTCGCGGCGCCGTCGAACTCATGCGCGAGGAGCGCTCGAGTTGCGTCCTCGTCGTCCGCGGGAGCGAGCCGGTCGGGATCATGACCGAGTGGGACGTCCTCGACGTCGTCGCCGACGAGCGCGATCCGTCCGAGACGACCGTCGGCGACGTCATGAGTTCGCCGGTCATCACGTTCGGGCCGGACCGGTCGCTCACCGACGTCGCCGACGCGATGGCCCGCGAGAGCATCCGCAACGTCGTGGTCGAGGACGATGAGGGCGTGGTCGGCCTGCTCACCCAGCGCGACGTCATCGCCGCCGCGGGCTCGTTCCAGGCCACGATGACGCCCGGGCGAACGGCCAACACCGCGACGGGACTCGAGGGTGCGCAGCCGTCAGACGAGCGCTCGGCTCAGTCCCAGCCCGCCGGCGAGAGTCTCGACTCGCGGATGCTGGCCAACGGCGGCGACGAGTACACGACCCAGGGCGTCTGCGAAGCCTGCGGCTCGCTCGCGGAGGCGCTGTGGGACGCCAACGGCCAACTGGTCTGTGCGGACTGTCGCACGGTGTGA